The nucleotide sequence CCGCTGCTGCGCGCGGCGGGCCGCTTCACCGTCAACATCCTTCCCGCCGAACACCAGCACCTTGCGGCCCAGTTCGCGCGGTCCGGCGCGGACAAGTTCGCGGGCGTCGACCACTCGCCGTCGCCCCTCGGCAACCCGGTCCTGGACGGTGCGTTGGCCTGGGTGGACTGCGAGCTGCACCAGGAGTACGACGGCGGCGACCACACCATTGTGGTGGGTGCAGTCCACGCCCTCAGCGCCCGTTCCGACGTCGACCCCCTCCTCTTTTTCAAGGGTGGCTACGCCTCCCTGCAGGAGCATAAGATCCTGGCGGGCGTCGCCTGACGACGGCGGGCGGCAGCCGACGGGGGAGTGGGAATCGCTACGAGGCCTGGCTTTCGAACCGTTCCCGTGTGAGGAACACGAGCTGTGCTTCCTTCTCCGCGAGTTGCACCGTCGGCCCCAGTTCGAAACCGCAGCCCTCAAAGCGCCGGATCGCTTTGGCATTCCGGGCATCCGGCTCGGCAACGACGCGGTCCTTGGCAGGGTCCGCCAGCAGGAAGCGGGTCAGCGCCGCGACAAGCGTGGGCGTGAAGTTCCGCACCG is from Arthrobacter sp. QXT-31 and encodes:
- a CDS encoding flavin reductase family protein, whose product is MTELSDLSPRRIRNVLGHFATGLTVITAATENGPAGFTCQSFASLSLEPALVTFSPARTSSTWPLLRAAGRFTVNILPAEHQHLAAQFARSGADKFAGVDHSPSPLGNPVLDGALAWVDCELHQEYDGGDHTIVVGAVHALSARSDVDPLLFFKGGYASLQEHKILAGVA